From Apium graveolens cultivar Ventura chromosome 9, ASM990537v1, whole genome shotgun sequence, the proteins below share one genomic window:
- the LOC141686890 gene encoding NAC domain-containing protein JA2-like has product MGVQETDPLSQLNLPPGFRFYPTDEELMVQYLCRKVAGQHFSLQIIAEINLYKFDPWVLPSKAMFGEKEWYFFSPRDRKYPNGSRPNRVAGSGYWKATGTDKTITSEGKKVGIKKALVFYIGKAPKGTKTNWIMHEYRLSEPQRRNGSSKLDDWVLCRIYKKNPSAQQKLAGGIASTEHSLSHGSSSSCSSQFDEVMESLPQIDDRFINLPRMNSLNDWAAIAEQLAGAPTGNQTQALNSNNNNYQNGVYVPCNLISQPGGLDTRFKTSIDEEVESGLKNHTSELMNFNGYSQCFTNSVDGFAIRYPSHQGNVEYRQ; this is encoded by the exons ATGGGTGTGCAGGAGACTGACCCTCTTTCACAGCTAAACTTGCCACCGGGTTTTCGATTTTATCCAACGGACGAAGAGCTTATGGTTCAGTATCTCTGTCGGAAAGTTGCTGGCCAACATTTCTCTCTTCAGATTATAGCTGAAATCAATCTCTACAAATTTGATCCTTGGGTTTTGCCTA GTAAAGCCATGTTCGGTGAGAAAGAATGGTACTTCTTTAGTCCAAGAGACAGAAAATATCCGAATGGATCACGCCCGAACAGAGTAGCTGGTTCGGGTTACTGGAAGGCAACGGGAACCGACAAGACTATAACGAGTGAGGGAAAAAAGGTTGGAATTAAGAAAGCTCTAGTTTTCTACATTGGTAAAGCTCCCAAAGGAACAAAGACTAACTGGATTATGCACGAGTACAGACTTTCGGAGCCCCAACGAAGAAATGGAAGTTCAAAG TTGGATGATTGGGTACTATGTCGAATTTACAAGAAAAACCCAAGTGCACAACAAAAATTAGCGGGTGGAATTGCTAGTACAGAACATAGTCTAAGTCATGGCTCATCATCTTCATGTTCTTCTCAATTCGATGAAGTAATGGAATCTTTGCCGCAGATTGACGACAGATTTATCAATCTTCCTAGAATGAATTCTCTCAATGACTGGGCAGCTATAGCTGAACAACTTGCTGGAGCTCCGACAGGAAATCAAACTCAAGCACTAAACAGCAACAACAATAACTATCAGAATGGCGTATATGTCCCCTGTAATTTAATTTCACAGCCTGGTGGTTTAGACACAAGATTTAAAACAAGTATAGACGAGGAAGTTGAGAGTGGTCTCAAAAATCACACTTCGGAGTTGATGAACTTCAATGGTTATTCCCAGTGTTTTACAAACTCGGTCGACGGCTTTGCTATTCGGTATCCTAGTCACCAGGGGAATGTCGAATATAGGCAGTGA